A single genomic interval of Stieleria maiorica harbors:
- a CDS encoding Flp family type IVb pilin codes for MKKFANSIVEFLKEEDGPTAVEYAVMLALIVVVCLAAVGTIGTESNKKFEEVGAAIAAN; via the coding sequence ATGAAAAAGTTCGCTAATAGCATCGTTGAGTTCTTGAAGGAAGAAGATGGCCCGACCGCAGTCGAGTACGCTGTGATGTTGGCCTTGATCGTCGTCGTTTGCTTGGCCGCTGTCGGCACGATCGGTACCGAATCGAACAAGAAGTTCGAAGAAGTGGGAGCCGCGATCGCCGCTAACTAA
- a CDS encoding A24 family peptidase, which yields MEAIIQGLTENWAVWFVTVVLIVAAVIDGAILKVPNWLTFPFIACGWIHCTIQGGIAGLGWSLLGTFVGMMLLLVLRNVGGMGGGDVKLLAGVGAWLGTVVTLYAFAATAIVGGIMALFMIWKSGNWTKHYAMALQILGEWKTVKKPSELSKIARERKPTMYLLPYGIPMAIGSIIYFAYAGMLI from the coding sequence ATGGAAGCCATCATCCAGGGTCTGACCGAAAACTGGGCCGTCTGGTTTGTCACGGTCGTCTTGATCGTCGCCGCAGTCATCGATGGGGCCATCCTGAAGGTTCCCAATTGGCTGACCTTTCCCTTCATCGCCTGCGGTTGGATTCACTGCACCATCCAAGGCGGCATCGCCGGGCTGGGATGGAGTCTGCTGGGCACGTTCGTCGGAATGATGCTGTTGCTGGTGCTGCGAAATGTCGGCGGCATGGGCGGCGGCGACGTGAAACTGCTCGCCGGCGTCGGCGCCTGGTTGGGCACCGTGGTGACGCTTTACGCCTTCGCCGCCACCGCCATCGTCGGCGGGATCATGGCCCTGTTCATGATCTGGAAGAGCGGCAATTGGACAAAACACTACGCCATGGCGCTTCAAATTCTTGGGGAATGGAAGACGGTGAAGAAGCCGTCAGAGCTTTCCAAGATCGCTCGCGAGCGAAAACCGACCATGTATCTGTTGCCATACGGAATACCGATGGCGATCGGCTCAATTATCTATTTTGCCTACGCCGGAATGCTTATCTGA
- a CDS encoding AAA family ATPase → MTNVLRIALVDPNDDTRDSLKSMLLGMDTVWLEADCSRYEFFPDVIEQTAPDVGVISLDNDNDKAIRLVERLASDAPDTVILAASESTDGHLILQTIRAGAREFLTLPMSHEDLGAALNRVSQHKFGSSEGGARGCEVVAIAGATGGVGTTSAAVNLGCIFAADNRNSVALLDLDLALGDADVFLDAIPDYTLADVVQNVSRLDIQLLKQSLTKHTSGLYLLPRPVELHDTVGITDESMRKVIGLLKASFTHLVIDLSKTYSVVDMAAIEAASKVLLITQLDLPCLRNVVRLMMSFEEVEGLQSKVEIVVNRAGLESGQISLKKAKETLGRDIYALLPNDYRTMVEVRNNGVPLINQAPKAAITQALRDLAAKLSGQELAAETAEGSKSNESKWKMFWPGGKS, encoded by the coding sequence ATGACAAACGTGCTACGAATCGCATTGGTCGACCCCAATGATGACACGCGTGATTCACTCAAGTCCATGCTTCTGGGCATGGACACCGTGTGGCTGGAAGCCGATTGTTCACGGTACGAGTTTTTCCCCGACGTGATCGAGCAGACCGCTCCGGACGTCGGCGTCATCTCGCTGGACAACGACAACGACAAAGCGATTCGGTTGGTCGAACGACTCGCCAGCGACGCGCCGGACACGGTGATCCTGGCGGCCAGTGAAAGCACCGACGGTCATTTAATTCTGCAAACGATTCGTGCCGGGGCGCGCGAGTTTCTCACGCTGCCGATGTCCCACGAAGACCTCGGCGCGGCGCTCAACCGTGTCAGCCAGCACAAGTTCGGAAGCAGCGAAGGCGGCGCACGGGGATGTGAAGTCGTCGCCATCGCCGGGGCGACCGGCGGCGTGGGAACGACCAGCGCGGCGGTCAATTTGGGCTGTATCTTCGCTGCCGACAACCGCAACAGCGTCGCCCTGCTGGACCTCGACTTGGCCCTCGGCGACGCCGACGTCTTTCTCGATGCGATCCCCGACTACACGCTCGCCGACGTCGTCCAGAACGTCTCGCGGCTGGACATCCAGTTGCTGAAACAGTCGTTGACCAAGCACACCAGCGGGTTGTACCTGTTGCCCCGTCCGGTCGAATTGCACGACACGGTGGGGATCACCGACGAGAGCATGCGGAAGGTCATCGGGCTGCTGAAAGCCTCGTTCACGCACCTGGTGATCGATCTGTCCAAGACCTACAGCGTGGTCGACATGGCCGCGATCGAAGCCGCATCGAAGGTGTTGCTGATCACCCAGCTGGACCTTCCCTGTCTGCGCAATGTGGTGCGTTTGATGATGAGCTTCGAGGAGGTCGAAGGGCTGCAAAGCAAGGTCGAAATCGTGGTCAATCGCGCCGGGCTGGAATCCGGACAGATCAGTCTGAAGAAGGCCAAGGAAACACTCGGCCGCGATATCTATGCGTTGTTGCCCAACGACTATCGCACGATGGTCGAAGTCCGCAACAACGGCGTGCCGCTGATCAACCAGGCCCCCAAGGCCGCCATCACGCAAGCGCTCCGCGACCTGGCCGCCAAACTCAGCGGCCAGGAACTCGCGGCCGAAACCGCCGAGGGCAGCAAATCGAACGAGAGCAAGTGGAAGATGTTCTGGCCCGGCGGAAAGTCTTAG
- a CDS encoding type II and III secretion system protein family protein, whose translation MQMFRNAVRPSALKLIALLSVACLATHAGAQEVDDTQLTSAASTAGAANHTITRSVERMQMLVKSSSILTLEAKIPRFQVHNEEVLGATPISQNQLQVFAKTPGTTQINLWDTEDKQYTVDITVIADAREIEGILSSQLPLATLKVMPVNASAIVSGYVTSVDDVDRAIAIVEQYYPTVVNNIRVVGVQQVLLHTRIMEVSRTKLRELGIDWDWRGDTRSFTSYPAGIDTNTATNIFQGEEFNVFVSALRQQDLVKYLAEPTVIATHGRPARFTVGGRVPYIVPSGNGQVTVSYEDYGTSVDFLPFVVGPGRIRLEVRPEVSEPDDSRSLVLSGTNVTAFSQRYVETAVELQAGQTFAIAGLLQSRTEATSRATPLLGELPVIGAWFRSVRERRNDIELLITVTPELVDAMEPHQVPRGGPGLHSTSPNDHDLYMNGHIEVPNLLGGDGCSMNSGPTVSGNAAMIHSNVMQNGAMMAHGSLLSPGMGLPPGATLDKGSALPPGAILPGNEPTVVGEGVVISSPEDN comes from the coding sequence ATGCAAATGTTCCGAAATGCGGTTCGCCCATCCGCGCTCAAATTGATCGCCCTTCTCTCGGTGGCGTGTCTTGCGACTCATGCCGGCGCCCAAGAGGTCGACGACACTCAGCTGACGTCTGCCGCCTCGACGGCCGGCGCCGCCAACCACACGATCACCCGCTCGGTTGAGCGGATGCAAATGCTGGTCAAATCCAGCAGCATCCTGACACTGGAGGCGAAGATCCCGCGGTTCCAGGTTCACAACGAAGAAGTGCTCGGGGCCACACCGATTTCGCAGAACCAGTTGCAGGTGTTTGCCAAAACGCCCGGCACCACACAGATCAACTTGTGGGACACCGAGGACAAGCAGTACACCGTCGACATCACGGTGATCGCCGACGCCCGCGAGATCGAAGGCATTTTGTCGTCTCAGTTGCCGCTGGCGACCCTGAAGGTGATGCCGGTCAACGCCTCGGCAATCGTCTCGGGTTATGTCACCAGCGTCGACGATGTCGATCGGGCGATCGCGATCGTCGAGCAGTATTACCCGACCGTGGTCAACAACATTCGCGTCGTCGGTGTGCAGCAGGTCTTGCTGCACACCCGCATCATGGAAGTCTCGCGAACGAAGCTTCGCGAACTGGGCATCGACTGGGACTGGAGGGGCGACACCCGCAGCTTTACCAGCTATCCGGCCGGGATCGATACCAACACCGCGACGAACATTTTTCAGGGTGAAGAATTCAACGTGTTTGTTTCCGCACTTCGTCAACAAGACTTGGTGAAGTACTTGGCCGAACCGACGGTGATCGCCACGCACGGTCGACCGGCACGCTTCACCGTCGGCGGTCGGGTCCCCTACATCGTGCCCTCGGGCAACGGACAGGTGACGGTTTCCTATGAAGACTACGGCACCTCGGTCGACTTCCTGCCCTTCGTCGTCGGCCCCGGACGGATCCGCTTGGAAGTTCGCCCGGAAGTCTCCGAACCCGACGATTCGCGTTCGCTGGTCCTCTCCGGAACCAATGTCACGGCGTTCAGCCAACGCTATGTCGAAACGGCTGTGGAACTCCAGGCCGGCCAGACCTTTGCGATCGCCGGTCTGTTGCAAAGCCGCACCGAGGCGACCAGCCGTGCCACGCCCTTGTTGGGCGAGCTGCCGGTCATCGGTGCGTGGTTCCGTAGTGTCCGCGAACGACGCAACGACATCGAACTGTTGATCACGGTGACGCCCGAATTGGTCGATGCGATGGAACCGCACCAAGTGCCTCGTGGCGGTCCGGGTCTGCACAGCACGTCGCCCAACGATCACGACCTGTACATGAACGGTCACATCGAAGTACCGAACTTGTTGGGCGGCGATGGCTGCTCGATGAACAGCGGTCCGACCGTTTCCGGAAACGCGGCGATGATCCACAGCAACGTCATGCAGAACGGGGCCATGATGGCTCACGGCAGTCTGCTGTCCCCGGGCATGGGATTGCCGCCCGGTGCGACCCTGGACAAAGGTTCGGCCTTGCCGCCGGGAGCCATCCTCCCCGGCAACGAGCCGACGGTGGTCGGCGAAGGGGTCGTCATCAGCTCGCCCGAGGACAATTGA
- a CDS encoding Flp family type IVb pilin codes for MKKFANSIVEFLKEEDGPTAVEYAVMLALIVVVCLAAVGTIGTESNKKFEEVGAAIAAN; via the coding sequence ATGAAAAAGTTCGCTAATAGCATCGTTGAGTTCTTGAAGGAAGAAGATGGCCCCACCGCAGTTGAGTACGCTGTGATGTTGGCCTTGATCGTCGTCGTCTGCTTGGCTGCTGTCGGCACGATCGGTACCGAGTCGAACAAGAAGTTCGAAGAAGTCGGTGCTGCAATCGCTGCTAACTGA
- a CDS encoding glycoside hydrolase family 71/99-like protein — MRTLFFIALSVTLVSIASAQASAQASAQASAQASAPQESAQQVVDRTTLTGKVMCGYQGWFNCDGDGANLGWTHWAKRRDRPFGPGNVTVDLWPDLTEYAEHERFATGFKHADGRTAEVFSSTNRDTVLRHFRWMQQYGIDGAFVQRFGNGLSNPVSLRHKNNVLSHAREGANRAGRAFAVMYDLSGLRAGQVSRIRDDWAGLQTELKIAKDPAYLHHEDRPVVAIWGIGFSDDRKYSLAECLELVQWLKSEGCTVMLGVPSYWRDGTRDAVDDPLLHRILESSDILSPWSVGRYRTPEQATRHAADVWSGDRQWCDVRQIDFLPVVFPGFSWHNLTGERLDSIPRLKGQFLWSQIVGAKRAGSQMIYVAMFDEVDEGTAIFKCTDDPPVGEDVRFLTYEGLPSDYYLKLVGQGGKLLREEIPLSEKLR; from the coding sequence GCGCCGCAGGAATCCGCACAACAGGTCGTCGATCGAACGACGTTGACCGGCAAAGTCATGTGTGGCTACCAGGGCTGGTTCAACTGTGACGGCGACGGCGCGAATCTGGGCTGGACCCACTGGGCGAAACGACGCGACCGCCCGTTCGGCCCCGGAAACGTGACCGTCGACCTGTGGCCCGATCTGACCGAGTACGCAGAACATGAACGTTTCGCCACCGGGTTCAAACATGCCGACGGTCGGACGGCCGAAGTGTTCAGCAGCACCAACCGCGACACGGTGCTGCGACACTTTCGATGGATGCAGCAATACGGAATCGACGGCGCGTTCGTGCAACGATTCGGCAACGGTCTGTCCAATCCCGTCTCGCTGCGGCACAAAAACAACGTGTTATCGCACGCGCGCGAGGGAGCCAACCGCGCCGGCCGCGCGTTTGCGGTGATGTATGACTTGTCGGGTCTCCGCGCGGGACAGGTTTCACGCATCCGCGATGACTGGGCCGGCTTGCAAACCGAATTGAAGATCGCCAAAGATCCGGCGTATCTGCATCATGAAGACCGCCCGGTCGTGGCAATCTGGGGGATCGGTTTCAGCGATGATCGCAAGTATTCGTTGGCCGAGTGCCTGGAACTTGTGCAATGGCTGAAATCCGAAGGCTGTACGGTGATGCTCGGCGTCCCATCCTACTGGCGCGACGGCACACGCGATGCCGTCGACGATCCGCTGCTGCACCGGATCCTGGAATCGTCGGACATCCTCAGCCCCTGGAGCGTCGGCCGTTACCGGACACCGGAACAGGCGACGCGCCACGCCGCAGACGTTTGGAGCGGCGACCGACAGTGGTGCGATGTGAGGCAAATCGATTTTCTGCCGGTCGTGTTCCCAGGATTCAGTTGGCACAACCTGACCGGCGAAAGGCTCGATTCTATCCCACGACTGAAGGGACAGTTTTTGTGGTCACAAATCGTTGGGGCCAAACGCGCGGGAAGCCAAATGATCTACGTCGCGATGTTTGACGAAGTCGACGAAGGCACGGCAATCTTCAAGTGCACCGATGACCCACCGGTCGGAGAGGACGTCCGCTTTTTGACCTATGAAGGCCTACCGAGCGACTACTATCTGAAGCTGGTCGGGCAAGGCGGAAAGCTGCTGCGCGAAGAAATTCCGCTGAGCGAAAAACTCCGCTAG
- the cpaB gene encoding Flp pilus assembly protein CpaB translates to MRNKSLFLLLAGICGTVAAVGVGQWMQAQNGTATVDMTEILVTTVSINSEEQITAEKLRLEQWPTDRIPQGASADLGQFEGRFAKVPLFAGEPMLDLKLMDEVEDKVVPRGYTVVSLPAGRDGTVNLVSPGDRVDIRGFFTKGEMFARDMALDVLTGIKVYGIDGITKFDPDQPRTRSARDIQLLIRKADVEAFDFAKKLGEISLSLGSPTADDETIPEGEPSEAARNFLRDLQERREEQERLRKLAEAEKPAEVEQTEAGPKKATFRTTKIINGRMIVYEWVEGEPLPRVIGDTGSLDPASTDDSVETAVEENNPTSDDYLRGADSPFFQPEGGEGSEE, encoded by the coding sequence ATGCGAAACAAATCACTTTTCTTGCTACTTGCCGGTATCTGCGGCACCGTTGCGGCCGTGGGCGTCGGACAGTGGATGCAGGCACAAAATGGCACTGCCACGGTGGACATGACCGAGATCTTGGTCACCACCGTCTCCATCAATTCGGAAGAACAAATCACGGCTGAAAAGCTGCGTCTGGAACAATGGCCGACCGACCGAATCCCCCAGGGAGCGTCGGCGGATCTGGGTCAGTTCGAGGGTCGATTCGCCAAGGTTCCGCTGTTCGCCGGGGAACCGATGTTGGATCTGAAGTTGATGGACGAAGTCGAAGACAAGGTGGTCCCGCGAGGGTATACCGTCGTCTCACTCCCGGCCGGCCGCGACGGAACGGTCAACTTGGTCAGCCCCGGCGACCGAGTTGACATCCGTGGCTTTTTCACCAAGGGCGAGATGTTCGCTCGTGACATGGCCTTGGACGTTTTGACCGGCATCAAGGTCTATGGAATCGACGGGATCACCAAGTTTGATCCCGACCAACCACGCACACGATCCGCCCGCGACATCCAGCTGCTGATCCGCAAGGCCGACGTCGAGGCGTTTGATTTCGCCAAGAAACTCGGAGAGATTTCGTTGTCGCTGGGAAGTCCGACGGCCGATGACGAAACCATTCCCGAAGGAGAGCCCAGCGAAGCGGCCCGCAACTTCCTGCGAGACCTGCAGGAGCGACGTGAAGAACAAGAACGGCTGCGAAAACTTGCCGAAGCGGAAAAACCCGCCGAGGTCGAGCAGACCGAAGCCGGTCCGAAGAAAGCCACGTTCCGCACGACAAAAATCATCAACGGACGAATGATTGTTTACGAATGGGTGGAAGGGGAACCGCTTCCGCGTGTCATCGGCGACACCGGATCGCTTGACCCGGCCAGCACCGACGACTCGGTTGAAACCGCCGTCGAGGAAAACAATCCGACGTCCGATGACTATCTCCGAGGAGCCGACAGCCCCTTCTTTCAGCCCGAAGGCGGAGAAGGATCTGAAGAGTGA